The region CGGCGTAGGACCATGGTGACTGTGTGTCATCGAAGGGCGATGAAGGGCGTAGGGGAAATAGGCCCCGCCGAACGTGGGCATCCGGCCCTGTCCACACGGTTTCCGACCTACTGACGCGGCATGCTCGTCATACCTGCCTGAACACGCACCGTAATCCGGCGACCGCGTGCCTCACAGTCCTGACGCCGGAGCCTTCACACGAGGAGTGACCGAATGACGACGAACTCCCTCCCCCGTCTCCCCCGCCGCCCCCGCACCACCGTCCACCGCGCCACTCCCGCCCCCTCCTGGACCCCGTCCGGCGCCTGGGCCGCGCCGACCCCCGAGGTCCTGCGCTCGCTGGAGGCCGCCCTCGCACGGTGGTCGGTGTGAACACCGCCGCCCCGTCCCCCACGCCTGCCCAGACGCCGCCCTGCGATGTGTGCGAGGCACTGACAGCACAGCGGGACGCGGCTCGCGAGGCCGGACGTACGAGCGAAGTCGGCGACTGCGAGCGGGAGTTGCGGGAGCACGACGACCACGGGCGGCGGAGTTCGTCATGACTCCGCGCCCACCGCTCCACGCCTCGCGGTCAGCGACGCGAACGTACGGCTCCAGGCCCGTCCGCTGGACGCACCGCACGTGAACGGCGCGGGAGAACGCCGGACCCCGCCCGCCCGCACACTCCGGAGCGGGGTCCCGACCTCACCGTTCAGCGCAGGCGCCGCCGACCCGGCATGAACGTGAACACCGCCACGCCCGCCAGGATCACCGTGCCGGACACCAGGCCCAGCGCCTTCAGGGCCCCGTTGTTCTCGGCGCCCGTGTTGGCCAGGCCGCCGCTGGTGGACGTACCGCCGGAGCCGGACGTCGTGCCGCCCGACGTCGAGGAACCACCCGACGCGCCGCTCGCCTGTTCCTCCGTGTCCAGGGTCAGGGAGACCATGGACGCCTTCGGGGTGCAGGTGGTCGTCGTGCCGAGGGCGCTCACCGTCAACACGCCTGGCGACAGGGTCGATTGACCCGTCGCGCCCGGATTGTACGTGCCCGTCATGTCGGAGATCGTCATCGCGTCACCGGTCTTGATCGGCTCCGTGTTGGCCGGGCCCACGACATGGACCTTGCCCGTGTCGGAGCCACCCAGAACGACGTCCATGGACGGGTTCACCGAGTTCGCCGGCAGGTCGGCCGGGCTGTTCATCACGGAGCCCTTGAACTGCACCGTGATGGCGTAACTCCCGCCGTTCTTCTTGGCGTTGATCTGAATCGGGGACGTCACGTCCTTGTCGCCGATGGGCGTCACGCACTTGTACGGGACCTCGACGAGTTTGCCGGTGAAGTCCGTCTGGCCGTCGTCCGTCGGACTCGGTGTGCTGCTCGGCGACGCGCTGTCGTCCGAATCGGTCGGGGTGGGGGTCGGGGTCGGGGACGTGGAATCCGTCGGTGTCGGTGTCGGTGTGGTGGACGTCGACGGTGAACCGCCGTCCCCTGCCGTCACCTTGATCGTCGCCGACGACGGCACCGGCTCGGTCGGCGTGCACTTCGTGTCCGTCCCGAACGCGTTGATCGTGTACGCGTCCGGCGTCAGCGTCACGTCTCCCGCCGTCGTCAGTTTCACCTTGCCCCCCATGGCGGACAGGATCATCGCCGCGCCCTTGGGGATCGCCGGGTTCTGGCGCGGGCCCACCATCGCGACGTCGGCCGTCTGCGCCCCCGCCACCTTCAACACCCCGCTCGGCTGGACCGAGTTGGCCGGGAGGTCGATCAGGTCCGGGTTCTTGGACGCGGCCTGCGTGAACTGCCAGACCACCTCGACCTCGTCACCCACCTTCGCCGTCGCCGGCGCGGTGATCCGCACCTTGGTCGTACCGTTGACGGGCTCCAGCCCGGAGGCCGCCGGCGGCACGCACTTGGTCGCGTACGACACCTCGGCGGCCTGGGCGGGCCCCGCCGCGGCCATGCCCAGCAGAACACCTCCCGCCCCGCCGAGCAGCAACAGGGCCCCTGCCGCACTCACGCTCCGTCTCCGTTGCGTTCTCACGTGTTCCCCTTCGTCTTCGTCGTGTTGGTCGTCGCAGTGCCCGCGCCCGTGTCGATGCCCGCGCCGATACCCGCGTCCGTGCCCGCTCCCGGGTCGGCCTCGGGGGTGAACCACGGCAGGGTCGAGGAAGCGGGCGCCGGCTCGGGCTGCCCATGGGCCTTCCGCGCGCCCAACCTCGGCATCCGGAGGGTCGGTTCGGGTCTCCGCAGCGCCCTGCCACGGCGCGCCGACGCCCGCGCGCCCGCTCCACCGGCTCCGCCCGGTCCGCGTGGCCGTACCCGGTCCACAACCGCCATCCCGACGCGGAACAGCGCCGCCGGTACGACGACACCCGCCAGGACCCAGAACAGGGTCACGCCCCACGGCCGGCCCACGCCCCACGGCTGCTCCGCGAGCACCTTCCCGCCGTACTTCAGCGAGACCGTGTAGTCGCCGTGCGCCCCGCTCGCCAGGGTCACCGGCAGTTCGACGCGCGCCTTCCCGCCCGGCGGGATCGTGCCGCGCCACTGCTGCTCGTCCCACTGCGGGGCGAACACCCCGTGGGAGGTGCCGATCCGGAAGACCGGGTTCTTGACCGCCCCCGTGCCGAGGTTGCCGACGGTGACCGCCAGCGTCCGTGAGGGAGGCGCCCCGAACCAGGTCAGCAGCCCGCTCGACCCGTCGAGTCGCGGGTCGGTGAGGACCGAGAGACGGCCCGTGCCGACCTGCGCGGGCAACGGTTCGACCGGGTGCCCGGCCACCTGGAACGCCGCGTCGCCCGCCGCCGGCGACGAACCCGTCACCGTCACCACATGCACCACGCACGGGCACGGCACGGGCGGTTCGACCACCGGGAGGCTCTTGCTGAAGCCGCCGTTCGCGTCCGTGGTGACGGCTCGTCCGTCCGCGTTGGCACAGGAGTTGGTGCCGCCGATCACTCCGCGGCCCGGCGCGGACCGGCCGCAGATCAGCATCATCAGCAGCGTCTTCGGCTGCCAGCCCGTCCCTGTCACGACGAGGGAACCGCCGGTGCCCGCCTGGGGCTTGGAGACCTTGACGGTCGGCCCGTCGGCGGCCGCCGCCGCGGTGGTCGTGGGTACCGAGAGCAGAGCGATCGCCAGTGCCGCGACCAGTGCAGGAATCCGCCGCATCACGTCATCGCCCCCGTCAGTTCGTCCGTCTCGGCCGCCAACTCCTGGCGTGCACACGGCTGTTCGTCCCGCCTACGGCGCCCGAGCCGTCGTACGACCACGAGGGCCACGCCCGCCGTCAGCGCCCCGGCGACCCCCGCCACCCCGCCCCACGGCACGAACCGCACCGACGTGCCCGCCTCGTCGCGTACCGTCCCGTCCGCCGCCGTGACCGTCAGCCGGACGTCGACGGCGTCGAACGCGGGGCGCTCGGACCAGGGTTCGGTGAGGGCGAGGCGCCGGCCCGGAGGCAGGCGTACGGGGAGGGTGCGCGGGGCCCGGTCGAGGAGCGGGCCGAGGACACCGTCCGCGCGGACGGCGAGGGTCGGGGTCAGGTCGGTGGTGCCGCGGTTGACCAGCTCGTAGGCGATGCGCTCGCCGCGTACCGCCACGTGCTCGACGGTCAGCGCGGGCAACCGGGGTCCCCCGACCCGGAGTCGGACCCGTACCGTCGCGGTCCGGCCCGACGCCCGGGCAGTGATCGTCGCGGTGCGGTCACCCGGAGGCGTGCCCTCGGGGACCCGCACCGTGAACGGCACGTCGGCACGCGTCCGGGCGGGGACCTCCACCACCGGGGCGGCGAGGGTGATCCAACCGCTGCCGGTCAGCCGTACGTCGAGGGTCCGCTTCGTCGGGTTGCGGACGGAGAGCGTGTCCTGGAGAACCGTCTTCGGCGTGCCCTCGGCGTAGAAGTACGGCCGGCCGGTGCCCAGGGGCGTGACGGACCAGCCCTCGTCGGCGACGGCCGGCGCCCCCGTGGACAGCAGCGCGACGAGGCCGAGCAGCCCGAGAAGGCGGCGGTGGCTGAGGCTGGGGCTGAGGACACGCATCGGCGGCTCCCGGAAGTCGTACGGGTCTCGTACGGGCCTCAGCGGCGTGCCGTCGACTGCCGTCGTACCGTCCCCGGCTGGTTCCTGCGGGTCAGCCACAGCGTGCCCGCCGCGCCCGCGAGCAGCACGGTGCCGCCGAGCGTGCCCAGTGCCACGAAGGAGTCCTCGGGGCCGGTCTGCGGGAGTGCGCCCGTGCCGCCGCTGCCGCCCGTGCTGCTCGTACCGCCTGTGTCGCCGCCGCCGGAGGCTCCCGTGACGTCGAGCGTCAGGGACGGCCCCGGGCTGTTGGTGGGCGTGCACGTGGTGGTCGTACCGGCGGCCTTGATCGTCAGGGTGCCGGCCGTGAAGGTGACCTTGCCGTTCTTCGACGGCGTGTACGTGCCGCTCAGGTCATTGATCTTGATGGGGGTGTTGGCGGGGAGCGCTGCCTCGTTCGCGGGTCCGCTGACGTTCAGCGTGCCGCTGTCCGCGCCGCCGAGTCTGATCGTGGCGCTCGGGCTCATCGCGCCCTTGCCCAGCTCGACCGGGCTGGACGAGACGCCCTTCTGCCAGGACATCGTCACCTTGTAGGCGGCGCCGCTCTTCACGGCCTTGATGTCGATGGACGAGAGGGCGCTCTTCACGCCGATCGGCGTGTCGCAACGGTAGTTGACGTCCACGACCTCGGCCCGGGCGGCGGGAGCGGCCAGCAGTACCGCCGATCCGGCCAGGGCCGCGGCGGACGCGAGCGCGGCGGCGCGTTTCGGGTGCGTTCGGCGGCATGTCCGGTGGTACGACATCGTCGTCCCCCATTCCTGGCGGTCCCGGCAGCGTTTCTGACGGCACATCAGATCG is a window of Streptomyces sp. B21-083 DNA encoding:
- a CDS encoding COG1470 family protein encodes the protein MRVLSPSLSHRRLLGLLGLVALLSTGAPAVADEGWSVTPLGTGRPYFYAEGTPKTVLQDTLSVRNPTKRTLDVRLTGSGWITLAAPVVEVPARTRADVPFTVRVPEGTPPGDRTATITARASGRTATVRVRLRVGGPRLPALTVEHVAVRGERIAYELVNRGTTDLTPTLAVRADGVLGPLLDRAPRTLPVRLPPGRRLALTEPWSERPAFDAVDVRLTVTAADGTVRDEAGTSVRFVPWGGVAGVAGALTAGVALVVVRRLGRRRRDEQPCARQELAAETDELTGAMT
- a CDS encoding LPXTG cell wall anchor domain-containing protein, translating into MSYHRTCRRTHPKRAAALASAAALAGSAVLLAAPAARAEVVDVNYRCDTPIGVKSALSSIDIKAVKSGAAYKVTMSWQKGVSSSPVELGKGAMSPSATIRLGGADSGTLNVSGPANEAALPANTPIKINDLSGTYTPSKNGKVTFTAGTLTIKAAGTTTTCTPTNSPGPSLTLDVTGASGGGDTGGTSSTGGSGGTGALPQTGPEDSFVALGTLGGTVLLAGAAGTLWLTRRNQPGTVRRQSTARR